Proteins found in one Rhodovulum sp. MB263 genomic segment:
- a CDS encoding capsular biosynthesis protein — translation MIAYLAGWTRRKDAIFRAIAAAAGGGHRLPLIGLSFRGFPETRARTREALAVAKRQPKGRLGRALKRALIAAQYNWSRRYFTRHPDRLAVCWNGLTGSRRAFMEGAADAGAGRIFAELAPFPGRVTLDPVGVNARNGLPRDPGFYLDWAAADPSRQGEAWRALGQGLVARASRRADVGQAGAEALSAAGPFLFCPLQVPNDSQITMFAGWVQSVEGMIAALARASAALPGGWHIRLKEHPSAKTSLARLLAEAVAAAGGRLVIDNATDSFAQLAAAQAVITINSSMGLQAFFHDKPVIVLGEAFFAIPGLTTPAESEAALTALLAAPGDLGFDPALRAAFMSYLDRVYYPKLEETPGGGVRIEAAALARILAAARP, via the coding sequence ATGATCGCCTATCTGGCCGGCTGGACCCGGCGCAAGGACGCGATCTTCCGCGCCATTGCCGCTGCCGCCGGGGGCGGCCACCGGCTGCCGCTGATCGGGCTGTCGTTTCGCGGCTTTCCCGAAACCCGCGCCCGCACCAGAGAGGCACTGGCCGTCGCCAAGCGCCAGCCGAAGGGCCGTCTGGGCCGCGCGCTGAAGCGGGCCCTTATCGCGGCGCAATACAACTGGTCGCGGCGCTATTTCACCCGCCATCCCGACCGGCTCGCGGTCTGCTGGAACGGGCTGACCGGCTCGCGCCGGGCGTTCATGGAGGGCGCGGCCGATGCCGGTGCCGGGCGGATCTTCGCGGAACTGGCGCCGTTTCCGGGGCGGGTGACGCTGGACCCGGTGGGGGTCAATGCGCGCAATGGCCTGCCGCGCGATCCCGGCTTCTATCTCGACTGGGCCGCGGCCGACCCGTCGCGGCAGGGCGAGGCGTGGCGCGCGCTGGGGCAGGGGCTGGTGGCGCGGGCCTCGCGCCGGGCCGATGTCGGGCAGGCGGGCGCCGAAGCCCTGAGCGCGGCGGGGCCGTTCCTGTTCTGCCCGCTGCAGGTGCCCAATGACAGCCAGATCACGATGTTCGCGGGCTGGGTGCAAAGCGTCGAGGGCATGATCGCGGCGCTTGCCCGCGCGTCGGCGGCGCTGCCCGGCGGCTGGCATATCCGGCTGAAGGAGCATCCCTCGGCGAAGACCTCGCTGGCCCGGCTGCTGGCCGAGGCGGTGGCTGCGGCCGGGGGGAGGCTGGTGATCGACAATGCCACCGACAGCTTCGCCCAGCTTGCCGCCGCGCAAGCCGTCATCACGATCAATTCCTCGATGGGGCTGCAGGCCTTCTTCCACGACAAGCCGGTGATCGTGCTGGGCGAGGCCTTCTTCGCCATTCCCGGGCTGACCACGCCGGCCGAAAGCGAGGCCGCGCTGACTGCCCTGCTGGCCGCGCCCGGGGATCTCGGGTTCGACCCGGCGCTGCGGGCCGCCTTCATGAGCTATCTCGACCGGGTCTATTATCCGAAACTCGAGGAGACGCCCGGGGGGGGCGTCCGCATCGAGGCGGCCGCGCTGGCCCGCATCCTTGCCGCAGCGCGTCCCTGA
- a CDS encoding NlpC/P60 family protein: MSGPADRDRRETPANDRVAASRLRGVVEAPRYAEPERWRVIRPVIDLLRAPNGPRERQLVLGEAFELLDVHDGVGFGWAARDGFVGYVAAGALAADAPAPTHRVAVPASHAYSAPDLKRPELMGLSFGSELRVVSAAGGFFETAQGWFVPKVHLRPLNVPFRDPVTVAQLFFGVPYLWGGNSVWGIDCSGLVQAAWRAAGLDCPGDSDQQERGLGEALPEGTPFQRGDLLFWRGHVALAVDAEVLIHANGHTMSVAYERIADAVVRIEAQGEGRPTAHRRMPFGGD, encoded by the coding sequence GTGAGCGGTCCGGCGGACCGCGACCGGCGCGAGACGCCCGCGAATGACCGGGTCGCGGCGTCCCGGCTGAGGGGCGTGGTCGAGGCGCCGCGCTATGCAGAGCCCGAGCGCTGGCGGGTCATCCGGCCGGTGATCGATCTGCTGCGTGCGCCCAATGGCCCGCGCGAGCGCCAGCTTGTGCTGGGCGAGGCCTTCGAGCTGCTCGATGTTCATGACGGGGTCGGGTTCGGCTGGGCCGCGCGCGACGGGTTCGTGGGCTATGTCGCGGCCGGGGCGCTGGCCGCCGATGCTCCGGCGCCCACCCACCGGGTGGCGGTGCCGGCCAGCCACGCCTATTCCGCGCCCGATCTAAAGCGGCCCGAACTGATGGGGCTGTCCTTCGGTTCCGAGCTGCGCGTGGTCTCGGCCGCGGGCGGGTTCTTCGAGACTGCGCAAGGCTGGTTCGTGCCCAAGGTCCATTTGCGGCCGCTGAACGTGCCGTTCCGCGATCCGGTGACGGTGGCGCAGCTCTTTTTCGGCGTGCCCTATCTCTGGGGCGGCAATTCGGTCTGGGGGATCGACTGCTCGGGGCTCGTCCAGGCTGCCTGGCGCGCCGCCGGGCTGGACTGTCCGGGCGACAGCGATCAGCAGGAGCGCGGATTGGGCGAGGCTTTGCCGGAAGGCACGCCGTTTCAGCGCGGCGATCTGCTGTTCTGGCGCGGTCATGTCGCGCTGGCCGTCGATGCCGAGGTGCTGATCCATGCCAATGGGCACACGATGTCGGTGGCCTATGAGCGGATCGCCGATGCCGTGGTCCGGATCGAGGCCCAGGGCGAAGGCCGCCCGACCGCGCATCGCCGCATGCCCTTTGGCGGGGACTAG
- a CDS encoding aspartate-semialdehyde dehydrogenase, producing MGYKVAVVGATGNVGREMLNILAEREFPVDEIAALASRRSLGTECSFGDKTITTQDLATFDFTGWDIALFAIGSDATKEYAPKAAKAGCVVIDNSSLYRYDPDVPLIVPEVNADAIHGYSKKNIIANPNCSTAQMVVALKPLHDRAKIKRVVVSTYQSVSGSGKEAMDELWLQTKGMYVPGQEVVPSVYPKQIAFNVIPHIDVFLDDGSTKEEWKMVAETKKIVDTAIKVTATCVRVPVFVGHAEAINIEFEEFLDEDEARDILREAPGIMVVDKREDGGYVTPVECVGDFATFISRIRQDSTIENGLNLWCVSDNLRKGAALNAVQIAEVLGQRVLKKG from the coding sequence ATGGGCTACAAGGTCGCTGTCGTCGGCGCCACGGGGAACGTGGGCCGCGAAATGCTGAACATCCTCGCCGAGCGCGAGTTTCCGGTGGACGAGATCGCCGCACTTGCCTCGCGCCGCTCGCTCGGCACCGAATGCAGCTTTGGCGACAAGACGATCACCACCCAGGATCTGGCCACCTTCGACTTCACCGGCTGGGATATCGCGCTGTTCGCCATCGGTTCGGATGCGACGAAGGAATACGCGCCCAAGGCCGCCAAGGCCGGCTGTGTCGTGATCGATAACAGCTCGCTCTACCGCTACGATCCGGACGTGCCGCTGATCGTGCCCGAGGTGAATGCCGACGCGATCCATGGCTATTCGAAGAAGAACATCATCGCCAACCCCAACTGCTCGACCGCGCAGATGGTGGTGGCGCTGAAGCCCCTGCATGACCGCGCGAAGATCAAGCGTGTCGTGGTCTCGACCTACCAGTCGGTGTCGGGCTCGGGCAAGGAGGCGATGGACGAGCTGTGGCTGCAGACCAAGGGCATGTATGTGCCGGGCCAGGAGGTTGTGCCCTCGGTTTATCCCAAGCAGATCGCCTTCAACGTGATCCCGCATATCGACGTCTTCCTCGATGACGGCTCGACCAAGGAAGAGTGGAAGATGGTCGCCGAGACCAAGAAGATCGTCGATACCGCGATCAAGGTCACCGCGACCTGCGTCCGGGTGCCGGTCTTCGTCGGCCATGCCGAGGCGATCAATATCGAGTTCGAGGAGTTCCTCGACGAGGACGAGGCGCGCGACATCCTGCGCGAGGCGCCCGGGATCATGGTCGTCGACAAGCGCGAGGATGGCGGCTACGTGACCCCGGTCGAATGCGTGGGCGATTTCGCCACCTTCATCAGCCGGATCCGGCAGGATTCGACCATCGAGAACGGTCTGAACCTGTGGTGCGTCTCGGACAACCTGCGCAAGGGCGCGGCGCTGAACGCGGTTCAGATCGCCGAAGTCCTCGGCCAGCGGGTGCTGAAGAAGGGGTGA
- a CDS encoding DUF2794 domain-containing protein: MSAIPPMPAPTERPAEQVAFHRSELGVILPLYGRMVAAGEWRDYGISCLRDAAIFSIFRRTAEHPLYRIEKRPRLRARQGMYSVIAMDGRILKRGHDLPGVLRVLERKLIRPVD; encoded by the coding sequence ATGAGCGCCATTCCTCCCATGCCGGCCCCAACCGAACGTCCCGCCGAACAGGTTGCCTTCCACCGCAGCGAACTGGGGGTCATCCTTCCCCTTTACGGCCGGATGGTTGCCGCGGGCGAATGGCGCGATTACGGCATTTCCTGCCTGCGCGACGCCGCCATCTTCTCGATCTTCCGGCGCACTGCCGAACATCCGCTCTACCGCATCGAGAAGCGCCCGCGCCTGCGCGCGCGACAGGGGATGTATTCGGTGATCGCGATGGACGGCCGGATCCTCAAGCGCGGCCATGACCTGCCCGGCGTGCTGCGGGTGCTCGAACGCAAGCTGATCCGGCCTGTCGACTAG
- a CDS encoding cytochrome c, whose product MTTRRMTRVTIFALAAAAATLAHAADATDPTVKARQEAMETIGKNMKSIADMAKGKAAFDAQAAGAAAAVIAETADKVPGLFETQAEDPESEAKPAIWKDFGDFTDKAEALQAAAGSADMASLDALRNSVGEIGRTCKSCHDDYRVKN is encoded by the coding sequence ATGACCACAAGGCGTATGACCCGAGTGACGATCTTCGCGCTGGCTGCCGCGGCGGCCACGCTGGCCCATGCGGCCGATGCCACCGACCCGACCGTGAAGGCCCGGCAGGAAGCCATGGAGACCATCGGCAAGAACATGAAGTCCATCGCCGACATGGCCAAGGGAAAGGCTGCCTTCGACGCCCAGGCGGCCGGGGCGGCCGCAGCGGTCATTGCCGAGACCGCCGACAAGGTGCCCGGCCTGTTCGAGACGCAGGCCGAAGATCCGGAATCGGAAGCCAAGCCCGCGATCTGGAAAGATTTCGGCGATTTCACCGACAAGGCCGAAGCATTGCAGGCGGCGGCCGGATCGGCCGATATGGCCTCGCTGGACGCGTTGCGGAACTCGGTCGGCGAGATCGGCAGGACCTGCAAATCCTGCCACGACGATTACCGCGTCAAGAACTGA
- a CDS encoding DUF4139 domain-containing protein, translating to MRALALCLILIPFPSWADDILVSSRVEAVTLFPDGAAVTRSADFELPAGTHRLILADLPRTTPLGTVRVSVEGARLGSVSARRDFVMPRGAATPPEISEAEAEVERRRQALEAAEAGVARIRAEAQGAEARAAFLGRLGQGEGAAAMTVGDLEALARMIGSETQTALTDSIAARGRADAAERGLQPLREALDEARQALAALVPEDGARAMLAITVTAAEGLGDDPAGGLTGGRVTVGYTVNTARWAPVYDIRLDRAESRVRIERGALVAQETGENWTGVALGLSTARPGGRTAPSELWPLLRRISDPAEAEASVVRGGDIMRLAPARGAIAAASAPVRGQATAFDGLAVHYDYPVAVDIATGADTLRLALDDLEMPAELLAEAVPERDESAYLVASIVNGTDEIVLPSAQAMFYLDGRFVGQHPTGLIPAGGKADLPFGPIDGLRLTRTVSERNEGDRGVLKKSNEQSEAVRIAVENLTGETWPVRLLDRVPYSEQEDLKITWQADPAPAATDRDGRRGILEWRFELAPGATREVTLSHRMVWPEGKVLD from the coding sequence ATGCGAGCCCTTGCCCTTTGCCTGATCCTCATCCCCTTTCCGAGCTGGGCCGATGACATCCTCGTTTCCAGCCGGGTCGAGGCGGTCACGCTCTTTCCAGACGGCGCGGCGGTGACGCGCAGCGCGGATTTCGAGCTTCCGGCCGGGACCCACCGCCTGATCCTGGCGGATCTGCCCAGAACCACGCCGCTGGGCACGGTCCGGGTCTCGGTCGAGGGCGCCAGGCTGGGCAGCGTTTCGGCCCGGCGCGATTTCGTGATGCCGCGCGGTGCGGCAACGCCGCCCGAGATCTCGGAGGCCGAGGCCGAGGTCGAGCGCCGGCGTCAGGCCCTCGAGGCGGCCGAGGCCGGGGTGGCGCGGATCCGGGCAGAGGCGCAGGGCGCCGAGGCGCGCGCGGCCTTCCTCGGACGGCTCGGCCAGGGCGAGGGCGCCGCGGCGATGACCGTCGGCGATCTGGAGGCGCTGGCGCGGATGATCGGGTCCGAGACCCAGACGGCGCTGACCGACTCCATCGCCGCCCGGGGCCGCGCCGATGCGGCCGAGCGGGGGCTTCAGCCGCTGCGCGAGGCGCTGGACGAGGCCCGGCAGGCGCTGGCCGCGCTGGTGCCCGAGGATGGGGCGCGGGCGATGCTGGCGATCACGGTGACGGCCGCAGAAGGACTGGGCGATGACCCGGCCGGGGGTCTGACGGGGGGCAGGGTCACGGTCGGCTATACCGTCAACACGGCGCGCTGGGCCCCGGTCTACGATATCCGGCTCGACCGCGCGGAAAGCCGGGTCAGGATCGAGCGCGGGGCGCTGGTGGCGCAGGAGACCGGCGAGAACTGGACAGGTGTCGCGCTGGGCCTGTCGACCGCGCGTCCCGGCGGAAGGACCGCGCCGAGCGAACTCTGGCCGCTCTTGCGCCGGATCTCGGATCCGGCCGAGGCCGAAGCGTCGGTCGTTCGGGGCGGCGACATCATGCGCTTGGCACCGGCCAGGGGGGCGATCGCAGCAGCGTCGGCGCCGGTGCGGGGCCAGGCGACTGCCTTCGACGGGCTCGCGGTCCATTACGACTATCCGGTGGCTGTCGATATCGCGACCGGGGCCGATACTCTGCGGCTTGCGCTGGACGATCTGGAGATGCCCGCCGAGCTGCTGGCCGAGGCGGTGCCCGAACGCGATGAAAGCGCCTATCTGGTGGCCTCCATCGTCAATGGCACGGACGAGATCGTGTTGCCGAGCGCGCAGGCGATGTTCTATCTAGACGGTCGCTTCGTCGGCCAGCATCCGACCGGGCTGATACCGGCGGGCGGCAAGGCCGACCTGCCCTTCGGCCCGATCGACGGGCTTCGGCTGACCCGCACCGTGAGCGAGCGCAACGAGGGCGACCGGGGCGTTCTGAAGAAGTCGAACGAACAGTCCGAGGCGGTGCGGATCGCGGTCGAGAACCTGACCGGCGAGACCTGGCCGGTGCGGCTTCTCGACCGGGTGCCCTATTCGGAACAGGAGGATCTGAAAATCACCTGGCAGGCCGATCCGGCACCTGCGGCGACTGATCGCGACGGGCGGCGCGGCATTCTGGAATGGCGTTTCGAGCTTGCCCCCGGCGCGACCCGCGAGGTGACGCTGAGCCACCGGATGGTCTGGCCCGAGGGCAAGGTTCTCGACTAG
- a CDS encoding carbonic anhydrase, which yields MKNARPLPSYLVQRYHGWKATTHAENKAWYRRLAEDGQRPRAMIISCCDSRIHVTSIFGADEGEFFIHRNIAGLVPPCAPDGDHHGTSAAVEYAVTVLKVANLLVVGHSNCGGVRGCHDMCAGLAPQLEEKTSFIGRWMDLLRPSYERQAGIADEAERLRAMEKEAVLVSIENLMTFPFVKAAVEAESLTLHGLWNDIGEGAVECYDPESGRFLPV from the coding sequence ATGAAGAACGCACGCCCGCTGCCCAGCTATCTAGTCCAGCGCTATCACGGCTGGAAAGCCACCACCCATGCCGAGAACAAGGCCTGGTACCGTCGCCTCGCCGAGGACGGTCAGCGCCCGCGCGCGATGATCATCTCCTGTTGCGACTCGCGCATCCATGTCACCTCGATCTTCGGGGCCGACGAGGGCGAATTCTTCATTCACCGCAACATCGCCGGTCTGGTGCCGCCCTGTGCGCCCGATGGCGACCATCACGGGACCTCGGCCGCGGTCGAATATGCGGTGACGGTGCTCAAGGTCGCCAACCTGCTGGTGGTCGGCCATTCCAATTGCGGCGGCGTCCGCGGCTGCCATGACATGTGCGCGGGGCTCGCGCCGCAGCTTGAGGAAAAGACCAGCTTCATCGGCCGCTGGATGGACCTTCTGCGCCCCAGCTACGAGCGTCAGGCCGGTATCGCCGACGAGGCCGAGCGGCTGCGCGCCATGGAGAAGGAAGCGGTGCTGGTCTCGATCGAGAACCTGATGACCTTCCCCTTCGTCAAGGCTGCGGTCGAGGCCGAATCGCTGACCCTGCACGGGCTCTGGAACGATATCGGCGAGGGCGCGGTGGAATGCTACGACCCCGAGTCCGGGCGGTTCCTGCCGGTCTGA
- a CDS encoding M17 family metallopeptidase, with protein sequence MCPRFADSAAPSRPLFVVDEEALETWRSGRTEAEMAWLDATGFAAGLGEFQLLPGPDGTVAGAVAGHGTAAARARGRFHLAAVAGRLPEGAWHLDTALTGADLEAEALGLLLSGYRFDRYRAQSAAPRASFKAPAGVDPARLEAMAAGEVLTRDLINTPASDMGPEALEEAVAALAAAHGATLEAIRGEALLARNFPMIHAVGRAAAQLPRLLDLHWGTAGPRLTLVGKGVCFDTGGLNVKPGSSMGLMKKDMGGAATVLGLASTIMTLGLPLRLRVLIPAVENSIAGNAMRPQDILTARNGLTVEINNTDAEGRLVLADALAYAAEEETDALISMATLTGAARVAVGPDIAPFYTGDETVAGALAQAGGLWADPVWRMPFHAPYEAMIEPGIADLDNAPKGGFAGSITAALFLRRFVGETRYTHFDIYGWQPSDAPARPKGGVGQGARAILGALPGILPGGRAEGPGL encoded by the coding sequence ATGTGCCCCCGCTTTGCCGACTCCGCCGCGCCGTCGCGCCCGCTTTTCGTCGTCGATGAGGAGGCTCTCGAGACCTGGCGATCCGGCCGGACCGAGGCCGAAATGGCCTGGCTCGACGCCACGGGGTTCGCGGCCGGTCTGGGCGAGTTCCAGCTCTTGCCCGGTCCGGACGGTACCGTCGCGGGGGCGGTCGCGGGCCATGGCACGGCAGCGGCCCGGGCGCGCGGCCGGTTCCACCTTGCCGCGGTCGCGGGGCGCCTGCCCGAGGGCGCCTGGCATCTCGACACGGCGCTGACCGGCGCCGATCTCGAGGCCGAGGCGCTGGGACTTCTGCTCTCGGGCTATCGCTTCGACCGCTACCGGGCGCAATCCGCCGCGCCCCGCGCCAGCTTCAAGGCGCCTGCGGGCGTTGATCCGGCCCGGCTCGAGGCGATGGCGGCGGGCGAGGTGCTGACCCGCGATCTGATCAATACCCCGGCTTCGGATATGGGCCCCGAGGCGCTGGAAGAGGCGGTGGCCGCGCTGGCCGCAGCCCATGGCGCGACGCTCGAGGCGATCCGGGGCGAGGCACTTCTGGCGCGGAACTTCCCGATGATCCATGCCGTGGGCCGCGCCGCCGCCCAGCTACCGCGATTGCTCGATCTGCACTGGGGCACGGCCGGGCCGCGGCTGACGCTGGTCGGCAAGGGGGTCTGTTTCGATACCGGCGGGCTGAACGTCAAACCCGGCAGCTCGATGGGGCTGATGAAGAAGGACATGGGCGGCGCGGCCACGGTGCTGGGTCTGGCCTCGACGATCATGACGCTGGGCCTGCCGCTGCGGCTGAGGGTGCTGATCCCGGCGGTCGAGAACAGCATCGCGGGCAATGCGATGCGGCCGCAGGACATCCTGACCGCGCGCAACGGGCTGACGGTCGAGATCAACAATACCGATGCCGAGGGGCGGCTGGTACTGGCCGATGCGCTGGCCTATGCCGCCGAGGAAGAGACCGACGCCCTGATCTCGATGGCGACGCTGACCGGGGCCGCGCGGGTGGCCGTGGGGCCTGATATCGCGCCCTTCTATACCGGCGACGAGACCGTGGCCGGGGCGCTTGCCCAGGCGGGGGGGCTTTGGGCCGATCCGGTCTGGCGGATGCCGTTTCATGCCCCCTATGAGGCGATGATCGAGCCGGGCATCGCCGATCTCGACAATGCGCCCAAGGGCGGCTTTGCCGGGTCGATCACCGCCGCGCTGTTCCTGCGCCGCTTTGTCGGCGAGACGCGCTACACCCATTTCGACATCTATGGCTGGCAGCCTTCCGATGCCCCGGCCCGCCCCAAGGGGGGTGTCGGGCAGGGCGCGCGCGCGATCCTCGGGGCGCTGCCCGGCATTCTGCCCGGGGGGCGGGCCGAGGGTCCGGGGCTGTGA
- a CDS encoding NYN domain-containing protein, which yields MPETKPPLLAVLIDADNIPARHAEPILKEITGFGEPALRRVYGDWSSDRLKPWADKVLTLGLVAHQETANTKGKNASDIGLVIDAMDILHSGRFDGFVLVSSDSDFTRLASRIREHGLDVIGIGEAKTPVSLRNVCNRFVLIENIVEEPAPAAPRDKAQPAPTPAGKRPPHEVSELIVRAMDKINQEDDWFTLGQIGQFITADNPDFDTRTYGKRKLSDLVRELKRFETRQVGNQLLVRRLD from the coding sequence ATGCCCGAGACCAAGCCGCCGCTTCTGGCCGTCCTGATCGACGCCGACAATATCCCTGCCCGCCATGCCGAGCCGATTCTCAAGGAGATCACCGGTTTCGGAGAGCCTGCGCTGCGCCGGGTCTATGGCGACTGGTCCTCGGACCGGCTCAAGCCCTGGGCCGACAAGGTCCTGACCCTCGGGCTGGTCGCGCATCAGGAAACCGCCAATACCAAGGGCAAGAACGCTTCCGATATCGGGCTGGTCATCGATGCGATGGACATTCTGCATTCGGGCCGCTTCGACGGGTTCGTGCTGGTCTCGTCCGACAGCGACTTCACCCGCCTGGCCAGCCGGATCCGGGAACACGGGCTGGACGTGATCGGGATCGGCGAGGCCAAGACGCCGGTTTCGCTGCGCAATGTCTGCAACCGCTTCGTGCTGATCGAGAATATCGTCGAAGAGCCCGCGCCCGCCGCCCCCCGCGACAAGGCGCAACCGGCACCGACGCCCGCAGGCAAACGGCCGCCGCATGAAGTGTCAGAGCTGATCGTCCGCGCCATGGACAAGATCAACCAGGAGGACGACTGGTTCACGCTGGGTCAGATCGGCCAGTTCATCACGGCGGACAATCCCGATTTCGATACCCGGACCTATGGAAAGCGCAAGCTGTCAGACCTGGTGCGCGAGCTCAAACGCTTCGAGACCAGACAGGTCGGCAACCAGCTTCTGGTCCGTCGGCTGGACTGA